The region ACCGGTTGTCTCGTAGACGTCGTCGAGGAGTCTGTCACGTTCCTCCTGCCAGTCCTCGAAGCCGTCGCGTGACTCGGGGTACTCCTCGTAATGGTCGAGCACCTTCTCGGCACTCTTCTTCGCCTTGTAGAAGCTATAGACGGTGTCCCAGTGTCCGAAGCTCGATACCGCCATACGTAGCTTGAGTGTGAGGGGTATAGACGTCTTGCCCTCGTAGAGTGCCTCGCTAATCTTGTCACCGGGAAGAGACGACAGAAGACTAATTATCTCGTCTGTGTCGTAGGCTGTCACGAAGATGTTGTAGACGTCGAGTGTCGCATAACGCGCCCCGAACTCGTCCATGACATCGACGTTGTATCCCCAGAGAGACTCCTCTGAGACAT is a window of Candidatus Afararchaeum irisae DNA encoding:
- a CDS encoding electron transfer flavoprotein codes for the protein ADGFIAVGDAAGHVNPTTGGGISTAAFAGQYAGEKAVEAIEEGDVSEESLWGYNVDVMDEFGARYATLDVYNIFVTAYDTDEIISLLSSLPGDKISEALYEGKTSIPLTLKLRMAVSSFGHWDTVYSFYKAKKSAEKVLDHYEEYPESRDGFEDWQEERDRLLDDVYETTGAEPKYS